A genomic window from Pirellulales bacterium includes:
- a CDS encoding GNAT family N-acetyltransferase produces MNCRPYQPGDEHGIFDLYRAVFQLEMTPEHWHWFFQSSPDGPAAISVMESGGRLVGHYAVLPRGFWFEQRRGIAGLAAGAMLLPEARSVPALVQLAKLAYEIARQRGMTWLYAFPRDDSHAVHCKLLGWKAMPKIVEWDGALPRGHADSAKNVHVWRQMPADLDFNDLNPAGDVRAICGLRSTDWLRWRFFDRPGGEYVLHTIADGRKATAYAVTKRYQRDGVRYGHLLDWRSTPAATKDSEGLLASVWRQLADDWQVERVSTWAKGRSVLGAVLAGAGLTLTGRNSNFCYFDVAGVYNEFVEDSAWQLEMADSDIY; encoded by the coding sequence TTGAATTGTCGCCCTTATCAGCCCGGTGACGAACACGGCATTTTTGATTTGTACCGCGCGGTGTTTCAGCTCGAAATGACGCCCGAGCATTGGCATTGGTTTTTTCAATCTTCGCCCGACGGGCCGGCCGCCATTTCGGTCATGGAAAGCGGCGGCCGCTTGGTGGGACACTATGCCGTGCTGCCGCGCGGTTTTTGGTTTGAACAGCGGCGAGGCATCGCAGGCCTTGCGGCAGGTGCCATGTTGTTGCCCGAGGCACGCAGCGTGCCGGCGCTGGTGCAACTGGCAAAATTAGCATACGAAATTGCCCGGCAGCGCGGCATGACGTGGCTGTATGCTTTTCCGAGAGATGATTCGCATGCCGTGCATTGCAAGCTGCTGGGTTGGAAAGCGATGCCAAAAATCGTGGAATGGGATGGGGCGCTGCCCAGGGGCCACGCCGACTCTGCCAAAAACGTGCATGTTTGGCGGCAGATGCCAGCCGATTTGGATTTTAACGATTTGAATCCGGCAGGCGACGTTCGCGCCATTTGCGGTTTGCGTTCCACGGACTGGTTACGTTGGCGATTTTTCGACCGCCCCGGGGGCGAATATGTGTTGCATACGATTGCGGACGGAAGGAAGGCAACCGCGTACGCCGTGACCAAACGTTACCAACGGGACGGAGTGCGGTATGGACATTTGCTCGATTGGCGCAGCACGCCCGCAGCGACGAAGGACAGCGAGGGGCTTTTGGCGTCGGTGTGGCGTCAACTGGCCGACGATTGGCAGGTCGAGCGGGTTTCGACCTGGGCCAAAGGAAGAAGCGTACTGGGCGCGGTTTTGGCTGGCGCAGGGTTAACGCTTACAGGACGGAACAGTAATTTCTGCTATTTCGATGTGGCGGGCGTTTACAACGAATTCGTGGAAGATTCGGCCTGGCAGCTTGAGATGGCTGACAGCGATATATACTAG
- a CDS encoding sugar transferase: MIIPRPVGLIVKRVQDAVFSAVCLLLCSPFLLLIAAAIKLTSKGPIFFRQERLGYRGKTFSIFKFRTMVQDAERTGNIVHVSDPRITGLGWYLRQYRIDEIPQFLNVLRGEMSIVGPRPLVPNFAHFWTAEERRRLDMPPGLTGWQQVNGAATHSWDERVAQDIWYVDHWSLWLDFKIMFRTPWVVLRANTVYGKDGQQLSAIPTQALSSVPLPASSSESQEEKK, encoded by the coding sequence GTGATCATTCCTCGCCCCGTAGGGCTGATTGTTAAAAGAGTGCAAGATGCCGTGTTCTCGGCGGTGTGTTTGTTACTGTGCTCACCGTTTTTGCTGCTGATTGCCGCGGCCATTAAACTGACGTCGAAGGGACCCATTTTTTTTCGGCAGGAGCGGCTAGGCTATCGAGGAAAAACATTTTCTATTTTCAAGTTCCGAACCATGGTGCAAGATGCGGAGCGAACGGGCAATATTGTGCACGTTAGCGATCCGCGAATCACGGGGCTGGGTTGGTATTTGCGGCAGTACCGGATCGACGAAATCCCTCAATTTTTGAACGTGCTGCGGGGCGAAATGAGCATTGTCGGACCACGGCCACTGGTTCCCAATTTCGCTCACTTTTGGACCGCTGAAGAGCGGCGTCGCCTGGACATGCCCCCCGGCCTGACCGGCTGGCAACAGGTTAACGGAGCAGCCACGCACAGTTGGGATGAACGGGTGGCCCAGGATATTTGGTACGTCGACCATTGGAGTTTGTGGCTGGACTTCAAGATTATGTTCCGCACTCCCTGGGTGGTGTTGCGGGCCAATACGGTATACGGGAAAGATGGCCAGCAGTTGAGCGCGATTCCCACACAAGCCTTGTCGTCGGTTCCATTGCCCGCCTCTTCGTCGGAGTCCCAGGAAGAAAAAAAATAA